Part of the Tenacibaculum sp. SZ-18 genome, TTCTTAAGCATTATTTTATTTTAATCTTTAATAAATCTGAAAAGCCTTTATTTTGTTCAATATCCTCATCTTGACTAGTACTTTCTCCCACTGCAATGAAAGTGCCATTTGAAAGCTCTACAACATCATGTAAAATATCGATATCAGTTCCTCCTACGAATTTTTGCCACTGCACAGATCCAGTTGAAGAAATTTTAATTACCCATGCATCATTCTGACCTTTATTTATAAAATCGCGATCAGAACTTCTGCTACTTCCACAGATCACAAATCCACCATCAGTAGTATTTTTTATAGCTCGTCCAGTATCAAAATTTGTACCGCCAAAATTCTTTTGCCACATCAAATCACCATCTGGAGTTATTTTAATTACCCATAAATCCGCACCACCATTATTTTTTGTAACGTCTTTATCAGAACTTCTAGTATCACCGATAATGATAATGTTTCCATCTTCTGTTTTTTTGATGTCAAAAGATTCATCAATTTCAGATCCACCAAAGTTTTTTTCCCATAAAATTGTTCCAGTATTACTGATTTTTAGTACCCAAAAGTCATAAGTACCTTTATTGTTCGTAATATCAACATCACTGCTGTCAGAGAATCCTGTAATAACATAACTTCCATCATCTAATTGAATTACTCCTTGAGGTGTATCAGTAAAGTTTCCACCAAAAAACTTACTCCATTCTCTATTTCCGTTAGCATCAATTTTAACTGACCAAAAATCACCGCCTGCGTGCAAAACAGATTTTGCAGGGAAATTTCCCTCACCACCCGAGGAAGTAACATCTAGCTCTCCAACTAATAAGAGTCCACCATCAGAAGTAGCTGTTAATGAAGTTCCGTAATCTCTACCTGAAAAACCAAAAGATTTTTGCCATGAAATATCGCCATTGCTGTTTAATTTAGAAACCCAAAAGTCTGAATTTCCATTGTTTTCCGAAACATCTTTATCGCTACTATTACTAAAACCGAAAATAACATAACCACTATCTGTGGTTTGAAGAATTTGGTTGCCACGATCGTCATCCGATCCTCCGTAAGTTTTAGACCACTCAAGAATATCCTGGCTGTTGTATTTAAGCAGCAAGAAATCAAAATCATCAGTAGTTTTTGTCGTGATATCTCCATCAGTACTATTTGTATAACCCAAAATAGCATATCCACCATCATTTGTTGAAGTAATTGATGTTCCTATATCATTACCATTACCTCCAAATGTACCCACTAAATCAACTTCTAAACCAATATTTGGATTTAAAGCATCATCTAAATTTAAGTCTGGTTCGCCACAAGATGTTAATATAATTAGTAATGCAAATAGCTTTATATTTTTCACGTATTAATTTAGATTATTGTATGATTAATTTTTTACCAATTACCCCATTTATTTTAACCAAGTAAATACCTTTAGCTAGATTATTTATTGGTAAAACGTAGTCTTTTTGGTTTATATTTTTCTTTTGGTCAACTTTTTTGCCAAGAATTGTAAATACTTCAACAGAATTTATCTCTTTATTTGAAGAAATTATAGGAGCTCTGTCTGTGGGGTTTGGGTAAATTGTGATTTTATTATCAAGTTTTGGTGTATCTGGAAGTGATAAAGTTCCACTTTTCCTTACGATAAATAACCCCTGTTCGATATCACTAATTACTATGTTTCCACTTTGAAAATATGGATACACACTCCAAACCCCATTAAATCCCGTACTATTGTTAGCGGTGTAAGTGTCAAAGTAACCAGTTTCAACCATTGGATTAGTCGTGTTGGAAATATTCGTAATGTCCAAAACTCTTAATCCAGCTCTATAATTTGCAAGAAAATATTCGTTTCCTTTTACATAACCATTATGATCAATTGCTTGATGATTTGCAGTATAAGTTGAAGAGACAACTGGCATGTCTAAATCAGTCAAATCAAAAATAATTGTTCTAGTATTGGTTCCTGTCCGCTGCTCATCTAATTCATCACCTAGAATAAAATAAGTATGATCATCAGTAAACCAACCCTGATGTGCATAATGAGCATTTGAATAAGAAGTTTTAGAAATAAGTTGTGGATTTGATTTATCGGTAACGTCTAAAATTACAATATCATTAGAACCTCCATTATTACCGTTACTGGCAATTAGAATTTCTTTCCCAGAATATGCAGTATCCGGACCATTATAAGTTACTACTTGTGCATCATGAGTGTATCCTGCAGCTTCATATCCTCCGGCAGCAACTGGATTTTTAGGGTCTGAAATGTCAACAAATACTGGACCTCCTGAAAACGTTCTACAACCAACTAAATACGCATAGTTAGAAGCTTCATTAATTACGATGTTATGACAACTGGTTACACCAGTGTAAACTGTATCTGCAGTAAAATTTTGTGGAGTTGTTACATTTCTAAGACGAGTTAAATCAAAAACTTGCATTCCATGAGAACCAACATTATCCGCTACTATAAAAGCATGATTCTTATAAACTTTCACATCTCTCCAAAAGTTACTACCTGCATTGGTATTTAATCTTCCTAAATAAACGGGATTTACAGGGTCAGAAATGTCAACAAATGCTGTAGCATTGGTTAATGCGACTAAAGCATATTCTCTATTATTATTTGGGTCTGTCCATCCCCAAATATCGCTTCCTTCAGCGGTATTCGATCCGGATAATGTAGCAATATCAATGGTAGCCATTAGGTCATAATTACTACAAGGATAAGAACCAGCCAAGCCTGATGTGTCACAAGGAGTCTGACTATGAACATTCGAAGATGTAATGAAAAAATGTAATAAAATTAAAAATAAAAGTTTCTTCATGAGTTGACTTTAAAATGCTCCAAATAGCAAAAGTATGAAATTAATAGCGTTATTCAATTGTACAACAGTTTTGAATGGAAAAACCCTAATTTTAAAAATATCAATGTAAGTGAATTGATTATACTAATTGTTTTACAATCTAATACTATCTTTGCAGTATGTTAGAAGATAAAAATAGAGAAAAAACTTCCTTGGCGGAATTAGGAGAGTTCGGATTGATAGATCATTTAACGAAGCATTTTAAAATACATCATACTTCTACTGTGAAAGGTGTCGGAGATGATTGTGCAGTCCTATCGGCAAGTGAAATGGAAACTTTAATCACTACTGATTTATTAGTAGAGGGAGTTCATTTTGATTTGAGTTACATGCCATTAAAGCATTTAGGATATAAAGCTGTAATGGTAAATTTATCGGATATATATGCGATGAATGCTAAAGCTGAACAACTTACGGTTTCTTTAGCTGTTTCAAATCGTTTTTCTTTGGAGGCTTTAGAAGAATTATATGCAGGAATTCAATTAGCTTGTGAAACATATAATGTAGATTTAATTGGTGGAGATACAACTTCATCCGCTAAAGGAATGCTAATTTCCATTACAGCTGTAGGTAAAGCAGATAAAGAAGAAATTACTTACAGAAACGGAGCAAAGCCTAATGATTTAATAGTTGTATCGGGTGATTTAGGAGCTGCGTATCTTGGATTACAAGTTCTGGAAAGAGAGAAACAAGTGTATAAGGTAAATCCACAGAATCAACCAGACCTGGAAGCTTATACTTATTTAATAGAACGTCAATTAAAGCCAGAAGCTCGTAAAGATATTCCAAGATTATTGAAAGATTTGGAAGTAAAACCAACTTCAATGATTGATATTTCTGATGGTTTATCTTCAGAAATAATTCACATTTGTACGCAGAGTAAAGTAGGATGTAACATATTTGAAGAAAAACTTCCGTTGGATCCACAAGTAATTTCTACTTGTGAAGAATTTAATATTGATTCTACAATGGTTGCTTTAAGTGGAGGAGAAGATTATGAGTTGCTTTTCACGGTTTCGATTAATGATTTTGATAAAATAAAAGCAAATCCTAATTTAACAGTTATAGGACACATTACTGAACAAAACCAAGGAATGAATTTAATTACGAGAGCCAATCAATCTATGAAATTAAAAGCTCAAGGATGGAATTCATTTGACAACGAGAACGAATAGTTTTCGTGTTAAATAAACCTTATTCTCTAAATAAAATCGCCGTGATAACGGTGATTTTATTTTTTACTAAGTATTTCTTTTATTTTATTGATAATCTTTTCTGGAGGAATAGATTCCATTACATTTTCATAACCAGGTAAAGTTTTATTTCCGTAAATAGAACAAGGTAATGCTGGGTATTTCTCCAAGTCAGGAAGAATACAGTTTTCTGTTGGTTGATTGAATGGAGCAAATCCTGCATATGGATGTGTGTTTCCCCAAATAGTGACAGTGTCAATTCCTAGCATAGCAGCAAAATGTGCATTTCCGCTATCCATTGAAATCATAACATCTAATTTACCGATTAAATTTAACTCGTGTTTCAAATTACTGAGTTTTCCAGCAATCGAAGTTACATTCGAAAATTGCTTTTCAAGAGGTCTTAATTTTCGAATATCTGCTTTACCACCAAATAAAAAAATATGTAAATCGTTTTGAGATAGTTCTTCAATTACCTTTAACATAAGTTTTTCAGGATAGGTTTTTGATTCGAAAGCAGCAAAAGGAGCTATACCAATCCAATGTTTATTCTTGTTACCGATAAGCTCAGTATTATTTAAAGATAACGGTTCGTTTTTAGGAGGAGTGTAGTTCTCAATGTTTATTTCAAAACCTAATTTATTAAAAACATCAGCATAGCGTTGATGACTTGTTTTAAGTTGTT contains:
- a CDS encoding glycosyltransferase family 9 protein codes for the protein MTKQQHIIVYRLSAMGDVAMTVPIIRLFVSQYPDVKITFVSRAFLKPLFDEIPNVSFFPVDTKSKHKGFSGLYQLFKELNSLNTTHFADAHNVLRSKVIRLFFSLFSKVKTAKIDKGRKEKKALTRHNNKIFKQLKTSHQRYADVFNKLGFEINIENYTPPKNEPLSLNNTELIGNKNKHWIGIAPFAAFESKTYPEKLMLKVIEELSQNDLHIFLFGGKADIRKLRPLEKQFSNVTSIAGKLSNLKHELNLIGKLDVMISMDSGNAHFAAMLGIDTVTIWGNTHPYAGFAPFNQPTENCILPDLEKYPALPCSIYGNKTLPGYENVMESIPPEKIINKIKEILSKK
- the thiL gene encoding thiamine-phosphate kinase yields the protein MLEDKNREKTSLAELGEFGLIDHLTKHFKIHHTSTVKGVGDDCAVLSASEMETLITTDLLVEGVHFDLSYMPLKHLGYKAVMVNLSDIYAMNAKAEQLTVSLAVSNRFSLEALEELYAGIQLACETYNVDLIGGDTTSSAKGMLISITAVGKADKEEITYRNGAKPNDLIVVSGDLGAAYLGLQVLEREKQVYKVNPQNQPDLEAYTYLIERQLKPEARKDIPRLLKDLEVKPTSMIDISDGLSSEIIHICTQSKVGCNIFEEKLPLDPQVISTCEEFNIDSTMVALSGGEDYELLFTVSINDFDKIKANPNLTVIGHITEQNQGMNLITRANQSMKLKAQGWNSFDNENE
- a CDS encoding choice-of-anchor B family protein, encoding MKKLLFLILLHFFITSSNVHSQTPCDTSGLAGSYPCSNYDLMATIDIATLSGSNTAEGSDIWGWTDPNNNREYALVALTNATAFVDISDPVNPVYLGRLNTNAGSNFWRDVKVYKNHAFIVADNVGSHGMQVFDLTRLRNVTTPQNFTADTVYTGVTSCHNIVINEASNYAYLVGCRTFSGGPVFVDISDPKNPVAAGGYEAAGYTHDAQVVTYNGPDTAYSGKEILIASNGNNGGSNDIVILDVTDKSNPQLISKTSYSNAHYAHQGWFTDDHTYFILGDELDEQRTGTNTRTIIFDLTDLDMPVVSSTYTANHQAIDHNGYVKGNEYFLANYRAGLRVLDITNISNTTNPMVETGYFDTYTANNSTGFNGVWSVYPYFQSGNIVISDIEQGLFIVRKSGTLSLPDTPKLDNKITIYPNPTDRAPIISSNKEINSVEVFTILGKKVDQKKNINQKDYVLPINNLAKGIYLVKINGVIGKKLIIQ